A genomic stretch from Chitinophaga agri includes:
- a CDS encoding SDR family oxidoreductase has translation MTLTGNKILITGGASGIGLGLTERFLQEGNEVIVCGRRESVLQELQDKHNGVIIRVCDLSSAEERIALLDWVKEEHSDLNVLVNNAGIQQWMNITDADFYQRAKEEIATNVEAPVHLTALFSNLPSLNTIINVTSGLSFVPFTRVPVYSATKAFFHSFTHSSRYLLKGKGIEVIEMIPPALNTDLGGKGLHDAAPPVSDFIDAVFKQMAAGETELSFGFSEAMVKAGPQEIQGAFNRLNPVI, from the coding sequence ATGACATTAACAGGTAATAAGATCCTCATTACGGGCGGTGCCAGCGGCATCGGTCTGGGTTTGACGGAGCGGTTTCTGCAGGAAGGAAATGAAGTGATTGTGTGTGGCAGAAGGGAGTCCGTATTACAGGAATTACAAGACAAGCACAACGGCGTGATCATAAGAGTGTGCGATCTGTCTTCAGCAGAAGAGAGGATTGCATTGCTTGACTGGGTGAAAGAGGAGCATAGTGACCTGAACGTATTAGTCAATAATGCGGGTATTCAGCAATGGATGAATATTACAGATGCTGACTTTTATCAGCGCGCTAAGGAGGAAATTGCGACAAATGTGGAAGCGCCTGTACATCTGACGGCATTATTCAGCAATCTGCCTTCTTTGAATACAATTATAAACGTCACTTCCGGACTCTCATTCGTACCATTTACCAGGGTGCCGGTTTATAGTGCCACCAAGGCATTCTTCCATTCATTTACGCACTCCAGCCGTTATCTGCTGAAGGGAAAGGGTATTGAAGTGATCGAGATGATCCCGCCTGCATTGAATACAGATCTGGGTGGTAAAGGACTGCATGATGCAGCACCCCCGGTAAGTGATTTTATTGACGCTGTGTTTAAACAGATGGCCGCAGGAGAGACGGAGCTGTCATTTGGCTTTAGTGAGGCCATGGTAAAGGCTGGTCCACAGGAGATCCAGGGTGCATTTAACAGGCTGAATCCAGTGATATAA
- a CDS encoding serine hydrolase, translated as MAIFHPTRYFFIRWLSIFIVVLSAGKSMGQITPARIQDILDTEVAHKRTPGIILGMIDSTGKRTVFSAGIQSEVHRVKPDTGTMYEIGSVTKVFTSLILADMSLSGELNLDDPISKFLPDSVKAPTWNGQPITLLNLSCHATGGFPRMPDNYRGTDEANPFADYTTAELFDYISRFKLTNAPGSRFSYSNSGYGLLGHILAQTAHMSYEDMVKDRICQVLGMPNTTIVLNAGQQARLATPHNEYGRMVHNWEMPAIAGTGALRANLADLMTFAEAHLLLNKTTLSRAVKLTHIPRVFKGKTEGDVTMGWTTFEEKGHHFLWKDGTTAGYRSLVLLDLHKKMGVVILSNSLNPINDIAYHVIDDRQYPLRPYQYKWALLDTISTTITSSGVDAAIRLYEQLKVNHDARFVFEEAQLNNIGNDLRLAGKMEDAIKIHQLNRKEYPASASVYESLGETYRRSGQPAQAVKYYEQSLGINGDNPHLVWMLGQLKKGVPF; from the coding sequence ATGGCAATATTCCACCCAACCCGTTATTTCTTCATAAGATGGCTGTCGATCTTTATAGTAGTGTTGTCGGCCGGTAAAAGCATGGGACAGATCACGCCAGCCCGTATCCAGGACATACTGGACACAGAGGTCGCGCATAAAAGAACGCCTGGTATTATCCTCGGTATGATTGATTCTACCGGAAAACGGACTGTCTTCAGTGCGGGTATACAGAGTGAAGTACATCGGGTGAAGCCCGATACCGGCACCATGTACGAGATCGGCTCAGTGACAAAAGTATTTACTTCCCTGATACTGGCAGATATGAGCCTGAGTGGGGAGTTAAACCTGGATGACCCCATTTCAAAGTTTCTGCCGGATTCAGTAAAGGCACCAACATGGAATGGGCAGCCCATTACCTTGCTGAACCTGTCCTGTCATGCTACCGGTGGTTTTCCCCGTATGCCGGATAACTACCGGGGTACTGATGAAGCGAATCCGTTTGCTGACTATACAACCGCCGAATTATTTGATTATATCTCCCGGTTTAAGCTGACGAATGCCCCAGGTTCCCGTTTCAGCTACTCTAACAGTGGTTATGGGTTATTAGGCCATATTCTGGCGCAAACAGCGCATATGAGTTATGAAGATATGGTGAAGGACCGTATCTGTCAGGTGCTGGGGATGCCGAACACCACCATCGTATTAAATGCCGGACAGCAGGCCCGCCTGGCTACGCCGCACAATGAATACGGACGTATGGTGCATAACTGGGAGATGCCGGCCATTGCTGGTACCGGTGCATTACGTGCTAACCTGGCGGATCTGATGACTTTTGCGGAAGCACATTTGTTGCTGAATAAGACAACATTGTCCCGTGCCGTAAAGCTGACACATATTCCCCGTGTATTCAAAGGGAAGACCGAAGGAGATGTAACGATGGGGTGGACGACATTTGAAGAGAAGGGGCATCATTTCCTGTGGAAGGATGGTACGACCGCAGGTTACCGATCACTGGTCCTACTGGACCTGCATAAGAAAATGGGGGTAGTCATCTTGTCTAATTCCCTGAACCCGATCAATGACATCGCCTATCATGTAATAGATGACAGGCAGTATCCTTTACGTCCCTATCAATATAAGTGGGCATTACTCGATACCATCAGCACCACAATTACATCTTCCGGAGTGGATGCCGCTATCAGACTGTACGAACAACTGAAGGTAAACCATGATGCCAGGTTCGTGTTTGAAGAAGCGCAGCTGAACAATATCGGCAATGACCTGCGCCTGGCTGGTAAGATGGAAGACGCGATAAAGATCCATCAGCTGAATAGGAAAGAGTATCCGGCATCAGCTTCGGTATACGAAAGTTTGGGAGAAACTTATAGAAGAAGTGGTCAGCCTGCACAGGCTGTAAAGTACTATGAGCAGTCTCTTGGTATCAATGGAGATAATCCACATCTCGTGTGGATGCTGGGACAATTGAAGAAAGGTGTTCCTTTCTAG
- a CDS encoding DUF1361 domain-containing protein translates to MIRHLSSLEKMLMVAVAFTMTLLVVRIAYTKELTYIFYIWNTFLAVLPLVFSHVLLRRNKYNGGALLLLTGWLAFFPNAAYLITDIFHYTEKPPVPKWFDLLLVTTGAWNGLLLGIVSLMQVEQFLLGHMQRKRVNRLIILSFILCGYGVYIGRYLRFNTWDTVTNPQTLLQTIASHVFLPHEHLSVWAFTISFGAMFGIVYYTLKQFKAKTISLKIVN, encoded by the coding sequence ATGATCAGACATCTCTCTTCTCTGGAAAAAATGTTAATGGTAGCTGTGGCATTTACTATGACACTGCTGGTGGTACGTATTGCATATACCAAGGAACTGACTTATATATTCTATATATGGAATACTTTCCTGGCGGTCTTACCGCTTGTGTTTAGCCATGTGTTACTGCGGCGGAATAAATACAACGGAGGCGCATTACTGCTGCTGACAGGCTGGCTGGCATTCTTCCCCAATGCAGCCTATCTGATCACCGATATTTTTCATTATACGGAAAAGCCACCTGTTCCCAAGTGGTTTGACCTGCTGCTGGTCACGACCGGCGCATGGAATGGATTGTTACTGGGGATCGTATCGCTGATGCAGGTAGAGCAGTTCCTGTTGGGGCATATGCAGAGAAAACGGGTGAACCGGCTGATCATATTAAGTTTCATTCTATGTGGCTATGGCGTGTATATTGGGCGATACCTGCGCTTCAATACCTGGGATACGGTCACGAACCCGCAGACGTTATTACAAACAATTGCCAGTCATGTATTCCTGCCGCATGAGCATTTATCAGTATGGGCATTTACTATTTCCTTCGGCGCGATGTTCGGCATTGTTTATTATACCTTAAAGCAATTTAAAGCAAAGACGATCAGTCTTAAAATAGTTAACTGA